A window of the Electrophorus electricus isolate fEleEle1 chromosome 11, fEleEle1.pri, whole genome shotgun sequence genome harbors these coding sequences:
- the usp54a gene encoding inactive ubiquitin carboxyl-terminal hydrolase 54a isoform X5 gives MSWKRNYFASGSSGLQGMFTPRTMSSIAPSKGLSNEPGQNSCFLNSALQVLWHLDIFRRSFRQLTIHKCMEDSCIFCALKSIFVQFQFSSEKVLPSDALRTALAKTFQDEQRFQLGIMDDAAECFENILMRIHFHIADETKEDICTARHCIPHQKFAMTLVEQCVCGSCGAASDPLPFVQMVHYISTTSLCNQAVRMLECREKPTPVMFGELLRNASTMGDLRNCPGNCGEKLRIRRVLLNSPEIITIGLVWDSDHSDLAEDVIHSLGTILRLGDLFYRVTEDKARQAELYLVGMVCYYGKHYSTFFFQTKIRKWMYFDDAHVKEIGPKWRDVVSRCIKGHYQPLLLLYADPRGTPVSVQDLASRLTLHHYTRTYYDSEDSGREPSISSDTRTDSSTDSYSHKPSQTHHESTVSHFSSDSQGTIVCSADTSASHGSLDAAGPLTDSESAQRHVLRKGSPADRKSGVLDRKRSASRPRHFEERSHGSKPDEVSSAGYHSEGETLKEQQVPRNGPKPPSSRLRELKDTVSSMILSRPLSASSSSSSSVALSDGGARRRDGEAEARGRLAWRPRREALNIDSIFSRERRRQAGYSPLGVLPGEDVQAPPGETPAQECHPPPHPPRLIQRMESGYESSERNSNSPISLDLPLGEGASNRPHRVTSAASGKPPSAGSPTWKSVHQSKSSSTLLQDVKASLQGSSHREKAGVN, from the exons GTCCTTTGGCACCTGGACATTTTCCGCAGAAGTTTCCGGCAGCTAACGATACACAAGTGCATGGAGGACTCGTGCATCTTCTGTGCTCTCAAG AGCATCTTCGTGCAGTTCCAGTTCAGCAGTGAGAAGGTGCTGCCGTCGGACGCCCTGCGCACCGCCCTGGCCAAGACCTTCCAGGATGAGCAGCGCTTCCAGCTGGGCATCATGGATGACGCCGCCGAGTGCTTC GAAAACATCTTAATGCGTATCCACTTTCACATTGCTGACGAGACCAAGGAGGACATCTGTACTGCCAGACACTGCATTCCTCACCAGAAATTTGCCATGACTCTGGTTGAGCAG TGTGTATGTGGCAGCTGTGGGGCGGCGTCAGACCCGCTGCCCTTCGTGCAGATGGTGCACTACATCTCGACCACATCCCTTTG TAACCAGGCTGTGAGAATGTTGGAGTGCCGAGAGAAGCCGACTCCAGTCATGTTTGGAGAGCTGCTGAGGAACGCTAGCACCATGGGAGACCTGCGCAACTGTCCT ggtaaTTGTGGGGAGAAGCTTCGTATTCGGCGTGTGCTCCTGAACTCTCCGGAGATCATCACCATCGGCCTGGTCTGGGACTCGGACCACTCTGACCTGGCCGAGGATGTGATTCACAGCCTGGGCACCATCCTACGCCTTGGAGAT CTCTTCTACAGGGTGACTGAAGACAAGGCCAGGCAAGCGGAGCTCTACCTAGTGGGCATGGTGTGTTACTACGGCAAGCACTACTCCACCTTCTTCTTCCAGACCAAGATCCGCAAGTGGATGTATTTTGATGACGCACACGTCAAAGAG ATTGGGCCAAAATGGAGGGATGTAGTGTCTCGCTGTATAAAGGGCCACTACCAGCCGCTGTTGCTGCTCTACGCTGACCCTCGGGGCACGCCGGTGTCTGTGCAGGACCTGGCCTCTCGCCTCACCCTGCACCACTACACCAGAACCTACTACGACAGCGAGGACTCCG GCCGTGAGCCCTCCATCTCAAGTGACACACGGACGGACTCGTCGACGGACAGCTACAGCCACAAGccctcacagacacaccacgAGTCGACGGTCTCACACTTCTCCTCCGACTCGCAGGGAACCATTGTGTGCAGTGCCGACACGTCTGCGTCCCATGGCAGCCTCGACGCTGCGG GCCCTCTGACGGACAGCGAGTCCGCACAGCGGCACGTCCTGCGGAAAGGCAGCCCGGCAGACAGGAAGAGCGGGGTCCTTGACAGGAAGAGGAGCGCCAGTCGTCCCCGGCACTTCGAGGAGAGGAGCCACGGCTCGAAGCCTGACGAGGTGTCTTCCGCAGGATACCACAGCGAGG GGGAAACCCTAAAGGAGCAGCAGGTCCCGCGCAACGGCCCCAAGCCCCCTTCCAGCCGCCTGCGCGAACTGAAGGACACCGTGAGCAGCATGATCCTCAGCCGGcccctctccgcctcctcctcctcatctagCTCGGTGGCGCTTTCCGACGGCGGGGCCCGGCGCCGCGACGGGGAGGCCGAGGCCCGGGGCCGACTGGCCTGGCGGCCGCGACGCGAAGCACTCAACATCGACAGCATCTTCAGCCGGGAGCGCCGCCGACAGGCGGGCTACAGCCCGCTGGGTGTCCTGCCGGGCGAGGACGTGCAGGCCCCGCCGGGCGAGACACCTGCGCAAGAGTGCCACCCACCGCCGCACCCGCCCAGGCTCATTCAGAGGATGGAGAGCGGCTACGAGAGCAGCGAGAGGAACAGCAACAGCCCCATCAGCCTGGACCTGCCCCTGGGCGAGGGCGCCAGCAACAGGCCACACAG GGTGACGAGCGCGGCCTCTGGGAAGCCTCCGTCTGCAGGAAGCCCCACCTGGAAGAGCGTGCACCAATCCAAGAGCAGCAGCACCCTCCTACAAGACGTCAAAGCCTCGCTCCAAGGGAGCAGCCAT CGGGAGAAGGCCGGAGTGAACTAG
- the usp54a gene encoding inactive ubiquitin carboxyl-terminal hydrolase 54a isoform X4: protein MSWKRNYFASGSSGLQGMFTPRTMSSIAPSKGLSNEPGQNSCFLNSALQVLWHLDIFRRSFRQLTIHKCMEDSCIFCALKSIFVQFQFSSEKVLPSDALRTALAKTFQDEQRFQLGIMDDAAECFENILMRIHFHIADETKEDICTARHCIPHQKFAMTLVEQCVCGSCGAASDPLPFVQMVHYISTTSLCNQAVRMLECREKPTPVMFGELLRNASTMGDLRNCPGNCGEKLRIRRVLLNSPEIITIGLVWDSDHSDLAEDVIHSLGTILRLGDLFYRVTEDKARQAELYLVGMVCYYGKHYSTFFFQTKIRKWMYFDDAHVKEIGPKWRDVVSRCIKGHYQPLLLLYADPRGTPVSVQDLASRLTLHHYTRTYYDSEDSGREPSISSDTRTDSSTDSYSHKPSQTHHESTVSHFSSDSQGTIVCSADTSASHGSLDAAGPLTDSESAQRHVLRKGSPADRKSGVLDRKRSASRPRHFEERSHGSKPDEVSSAGYHSEGETLKEQQVPRNGPKPPSSRLRELKDTVSSMILSRPLSASSSSSSSVALSDGGARRRDGEAEARGRLAWRPRREALNIDSIFSRERRRQAGYSPLGVLPGEDVQAPPGETPAQECHPPPHPPRLIQRMESGYESSERNSNSPISLDLPLGEGASNRPHRVTSAASGKPPSAGSPTWKSVHQSKSSSTLLQDVKASLQGSSHVSLAGEGRSELDELQEEVARRAHEQELQRRKEKEREAAMGFNPRPSKFMDLDELQNQAHMTGSGRVSLLGCVFAIACHAR from the exons GTCCTTTGGCACCTGGACATTTTCCGCAGAAGTTTCCGGCAGCTAACGATACACAAGTGCATGGAGGACTCGTGCATCTTCTGTGCTCTCAAG AGCATCTTCGTGCAGTTCCAGTTCAGCAGTGAGAAGGTGCTGCCGTCGGACGCCCTGCGCACCGCCCTGGCCAAGACCTTCCAGGATGAGCAGCGCTTCCAGCTGGGCATCATGGATGACGCCGCCGAGTGCTTC GAAAACATCTTAATGCGTATCCACTTTCACATTGCTGACGAGACCAAGGAGGACATCTGTACTGCCAGACACTGCATTCCTCACCAGAAATTTGCCATGACTCTGGTTGAGCAG TGTGTATGTGGCAGCTGTGGGGCGGCGTCAGACCCGCTGCCCTTCGTGCAGATGGTGCACTACATCTCGACCACATCCCTTTG TAACCAGGCTGTGAGAATGTTGGAGTGCCGAGAGAAGCCGACTCCAGTCATGTTTGGAGAGCTGCTGAGGAACGCTAGCACCATGGGAGACCTGCGCAACTGTCCT ggtaaTTGTGGGGAGAAGCTTCGTATTCGGCGTGTGCTCCTGAACTCTCCGGAGATCATCACCATCGGCCTGGTCTGGGACTCGGACCACTCTGACCTGGCCGAGGATGTGATTCACAGCCTGGGCACCATCCTACGCCTTGGAGAT CTCTTCTACAGGGTGACTGAAGACAAGGCCAGGCAAGCGGAGCTCTACCTAGTGGGCATGGTGTGTTACTACGGCAAGCACTACTCCACCTTCTTCTTCCAGACCAAGATCCGCAAGTGGATGTATTTTGATGACGCACACGTCAAAGAG ATTGGGCCAAAATGGAGGGATGTAGTGTCTCGCTGTATAAAGGGCCACTACCAGCCGCTGTTGCTGCTCTACGCTGACCCTCGGGGCACGCCGGTGTCTGTGCAGGACCTGGCCTCTCGCCTCACCCTGCACCACTACACCAGAACCTACTACGACAGCGAGGACTCCG GCCGTGAGCCCTCCATCTCAAGTGACACACGGACGGACTCGTCGACGGACAGCTACAGCCACAAGccctcacagacacaccacgAGTCGACGGTCTCACACTTCTCCTCCGACTCGCAGGGAACCATTGTGTGCAGTGCCGACACGTCTGCGTCCCATGGCAGCCTCGACGCTGCGG GCCCTCTGACGGACAGCGAGTCCGCACAGCGGCACGTCCTGCGGAAAGGCAGCCCGGCAGACAGGAAGAGCGGGGTCCTTGACAGGAAGAGGAGCGCCAGTCGTCCCCGGCACTTCGAGGAGAGGAGCCACGGCTCGAAGCCTGACGAGGTGTCTTCCGCAGGATACCACAGCGAGG GGGAAACCCTAAAGGAGCAGCAGGTCCCGCGCAACGGCCCCAAGCCCCCTTCCAGCCGCCTGCGCGAACTGAAGGACACCGTGAGCAGCATGATCCTCAGCCGGcccctctccgcctcctcctcctcatctagCTCGGTGGCGCTTTCCGACGGCGGGGCCCGGCGCCGCGACGGGGAGGCCGAGGCCCGGGGCCGACTGGCCTGGCGGCCGCGACGCGAAGCACTCAACATCGACAGCATCTTCAGCCGGGAGCGCCGCCGACAGGCGGGCTACAGCCCGCTGGGTGTCCTGCCGGGCGAGGACGTGCAGGCCCCGCCGGGCGAGACACCTGCGCAAGAGTGCCACCCACCGCCGCACCCGCCCAGGCTCATTCAGAGGATGGAGAGCGGCTACGAGAGCAGCGAGAGGAACAGCAACAGCCCCATCAGCCTGGACCTGCCCCTGGGCGAGGGCGCCAGCAACAGGCCACACAG GGTGACGAGCGCGGCCTCTGGGAAGCCTCCGTCTGCAGGAAGCCCCACCTGGAAGAGCGTGCACCAATCCAAGAGCAGCAGCACCCTCCTACAAGACGTCAAAGCCTCGCTCCAAGGGAGCAGCCATGTGAgcttag CGGGAGAAGGCCGGAGTGAACTAGATGAACTGCAGGAGGAGGTGGCCCGTAGAGCCCATgagcaggagctgcagaggaggaaggagaaggagagggaggcagCCATGGGCTTCAACCCCAGACCCAGCAAGTTCATGGACCTGGATGAGCTGCAGAACCAAG CTCACATGACGGGGTCAGGCCGCGTGTCACTGCTGGGATGTGTGTTTGCAATCGCATGCCATGCACGGTGA
- the usp54a gene encoding inactive ubiquitin carboxyl-terminal hydrolase 54a isoform X3: MSWKRNYFASGSSGLQGMFTPRTMSSIAPSKGLSNEPGQNSCFLNSALQVLWHLDIFRRSFRQLTIHKCMEDSCIFCALKSIFVQFQFSSEKVLPSDALRTALAKTFQDEQRFQLGIMDDAAECFENILMRIHFHIADETKEDICTARHCIPHQKFAMTLVEQCVCGSCGAASDPLPFVQMVHYISTTSLCNQAVRMLECREKPTPVMFGELLRNASTMGDLRNCPGNCGEKLRIRRVLLNSPEIITIGLVWDSDHSDLAEDVIHSLGTILRLGDLFYRVTEDKARQAELYLVGMVCYYGKHYSTFFFQTKIRKWMYFDDAHVKEIGPKWRDVVSRCIKGHYQPLLLLYADPRGTPVSVQDLASRLTLHHYTRTYYDSEDSGREPSISSDTRTDSSTDSYSHKPSQTHHESTVSHFSSDSQGTIVCSADTSASHGSLDAAGPLTDSESAQRHVLRKGSPADRKSGVLDRKRSASRPRHFEERSHGSKPDEVSSAGYHSEGETLKEQQVPRNGPKPPSSRLRELKDTVSSMILSRPLSASSSSSSSVALSDGGARRRDGEAEARGRLAWRPRREALNIDSIFSRERRRQAGYSPLGVLPGEDVQAPPGETPAQECHPPPHPPRLIQRMESGYESSERNSNSPISLDLPLGEGASNRPHRVTSAASGKPPSAGSPTWKSVHQSKSSSTLLQDVKASLQGSSHVSLAGEGRSELDELQEEVARRAHEQELQRRKEKEREAAMGFNPRPSKFMDLDELQNQGKGDFERCVLEAEVLLDQSLRLEQAGEVAAALSVVNEAVLNSLSKYF, from the exons GTCCTTTGGCACCTGGACATTTTCCGCAGAAGTTTCCGGCAGCTAACGATACACAAGTGCATGGAGGACTCGTGCATCTTCTGTGCTCTCAAG AGCATCTTCGTGCAGTTCCAGTTCAGCAGTGAGAAGGTGCTGCCGTCGGACGCCCTGCGCACCGCCCTGGCCAAGACCTTCCAGGATGAGCAGCGCTTCCAGCTGGGCATCATGGATGACGCCGCCGAGTGCTTC GAAAACATCTTAATGCGTATCCACTTTCACATTGCTGACGAGACCAAGGAGGACATCTGTACTGCCAGACACTGCATTCCTCACCAGAAATTTGCCATGACTCTGGTTGAGCAG TGTGTATGTGGCAGCTGTGGGGCGGCGTCAGACCCGCTGCCCTTCGTGCAGATGGTGCACTACATCTCGACCACATCCCTTTG TAACCAGGCTGTGAGAATGTTGGAGTGCCGAGAGAAGCCGACTCCAGTCATGTTTGGAGAGCTGCTGAGGAACGCTAGCACCATGGGAGACCTGCGCAACTGTCCT ggtaaTTGTGGGGAGAAGCTTCGTATTCGGCGTGTGCTCCTGAACTCTCCGGAGATCATCACCATCGGCCTGGTCTGGGACTCGGACCACTCTGACCTGGCCGAGGATGTGATTCACAGCCTGGGCACCATCCTACGCCTTGGAGAT CTCTTCTACAGGGTGACTGAAGACAAGGCCAGGCAAGCGGAGCTCTACCTAGTGGGCATGGTGTGTTACTACGGCAAGCACTACTCCACCTTCTTCTTCCAGACCAAGATCCGCAAGTGGATGTATTTTGATGACGCACACGTCAAAGAG ATTGGGCCAAAATGGAGGGATGTAGTGTCTCGCTGTATAAAGGGCCACTACCAGCCGCTGTTGCTGCTCTACGCTGACCCTCGGGGCACGCCGGTGTCTGTGCAGGACCTGGCCTCTCGCCTCACCCTGCACCACTACACCAGAACCTACTACGACAGCGAGGACTCCG GCCGTGAGCCCTCCATCTCAAGTGACACACGGACGGACTCGTCGACGGACAGCTACAGCCACAAGccctcacagacacaccacgAGTCGACGGTCTCACACTTCTCCTCCGACTCGCAGGGAACCATTGTGTGCAGTGCCGACACGTCTGCGTCCCATGGCAGCCTCGACGCTGCGG GCCCTCTGACGGACAGCGAGTCCGCACAGCGGCACGTCCTGCGGAAAGGCAGCCCGGCAGACAGGAAGAGCGGGGTCCTTGACAGGAAGAGGAGCGCCAGTCGTCCCCGGCACTTCGAGGAGAGGAGCCACGGCTCGAAGCCTGACGAGGTGTCTTCCGCAGGATACCACAGCGAGG GGGAAACCCTAAAGGAGCAGCAGGTCCCGCGCAACGGCCCCAAGCCCCCTTCCAGCCGCCTGCGCGAACTGAAGGACACCGTGAGCAGCATGATCCTCAGCCGGcccctctccgcctcctcctcctcatctagCTCGGTGGCGCTTTCCGACGGCGGGGCCCGGCGCCGCGACGGGGAGGCCGAGGCCCGGGGCCGACTGGCCTGGCGGCCGCGACGCGAAGCACTCAACATCGACAGCATCTTCAGCCGGGAGCGCCGCCGACAGGCGGGCTACAGCCCGCTGGGTGTCCTGCCGGGCGAGGACGTGCAGGCCCCGCCGGGCGAGACACCTGCGCAAGAGTGCCACCCACCGCCGCACCCGCCCAGGCTCATTCAGAGGATGGAGAGCGGCTACGAGAGCAGCGAGAGGAACAGCAACAGCCCCATCAGCCTGGACCTGCCCCTGGGCGAGGGCGCCAGCAACAGGCCACACAG GGTGACGAGCGCGGCCTCTGGGAAGCCTCCGTCTGCAGGAAGCCCCACCTGGAAGAGCGTGCACCAATCCAAGAGCAGCAGCACCCTCCTACAAGACGTCAAAGCCTCGCTCCAAGGGAGCAGCCATGTGAgcttag CGGGAGAAGGCCGGAGTGAACTAGATGAACTGCAGGAGGAGGTGGCCCGTAGAGCCCATgagcaggagctgcagaggaggaaggagaaggagagggaggcagCCATGGGCTTCAACCCCAGACCCAGCAAGTTCATGGACCTGGATGAGCTGCAGAACCAAG ggaaGGGGGACTTTGAGCGGTGTGTGCTCGAGGCGGAGGTGCTCTTAGATCAGTCTCTGAGGCTGGAGCAGGCGGGTGAGGTCGCTGCTGCACTCTCTGTGGTAAACGAAGCCGTGT TGAACAGCCTGTCCAAATACTTCTGA